The following proteins are encoded in a genomic region of Necator americanus strain Aroian chromosome II, whole genome shotgun sequence:
- a CDS encoding hypothetical protein (NECATOR_CHRII.G6966.T3), which translates to MTLLHNGFPISVIDQLNRAPLSDDDERDVSLNRFGSNSSSESGEHRDRSYYGGRDTDRFFGGAFEGDESDGDVDGVDDEPPAELVPLGMRGGSGSSSVRSPRNRTRSGSYQHKPGFFDFYKLTQEKLGAGAYASVQTCVSIASGKEYAVKVVDKNEESHTRSRILREVNTFKMCKNQPNIVQLIEWFEDDVNFYMVFEKMRGGPLLEHIIRKGYFTEEEARRVTVDIATALKFLHDRGIAHRDVKPENILCTEPDRVSPVKLCDLDLASRPVKGHSPPRMPQIASEPDLASPVGSAEFMAPEVVDAFVNDALRYDKRCDMWSLGVILYIMLCGYAPFQGECDDEDCGWSEGQPCDDCQQELFRRIQCGEYDFPADEWSMISTEAKHLVSSLLVKNVSERLTANEVLDHPWVKQSAPSTILQTPSNLFRIDSARDVQQMSEHFNVMNRFVAARLSSRLEKIPINEDDRVSTTDSVSSASPTEPPTTQFGGDRQSHQTLPLFMMPPEAFVDPFSGMMVYPPSSETASLEVNANQNNSVEVQSSDVSLKTCASGLAVGTASPASHQACNTVNDMRRYITSVSRGPTPETCQGAVVRQSSKPDLLGQQHRETEVNV; encoded by the exons ATGACTCTGCTACACAATGGATTCCCTATATCGGTCATTGATCAGCTCAACC GTGCCCCTCTAAGCGACGACGACGAACGAGATGTGTCGTTGAATCGCTTTGGAAGTAATTCCTCCAGCGAGTCTGGTGAACACCGTGATAG ATCGTACTACGGTGGTCGCGATACGGACCGCTTCTTCGGAGGCGCATTTGAGGGGGACGAGAGCGATGGCGATGTGGATGGCGTAGATGATGAACCACCGGCTGAGCTAGTTCCCCTTGGAATGCGTGGTGGCAGTGGGTCGTCAAGTGTGCGCAGTCCCAGAAACCGAACACGCAGTGGATCATATCAACACAAACCTGGTTTCTTCG aCTTTTATAAACTGACTCAGGAGAAATTGGGTGCAGGAGCATATGCGAGTGTGCAAACTTGCGTGTCAATTGCCTCTGGGAAGGAGTATGCTGTTAAG GTTGTTGACAAAAATGAGGAATCGCACACCAGATCGCGAATTTTGCGAGAGGTCAACACGTTTAAGATGTGCAAAAACCAGCCGAACATTGTCCAGTTGATTGAA TGGTTCGAAGATGATGTGAACTTCTACATGGTTTTCGAGAAGATGCGTGGAGGACCTTTGTTGGAACACATCATCCGGAAAGGCTATTTCACAGAAGAAGAGGCTCGCCGTGTCACTGTGGACATAGCTACTGCGCTCAAGTTCCTCCACGACCGAG GAATAGCACATCGTGACGTGAAGCCGGAAAATATACTGTGTACTGAGCCGGACCGTGTGAGTCCCGTGAAGTTGTGCGATCTAGACCTGGCCAGTCGTCCGGTGAAAGGACATTCTCCACCCAGAATGCCTCAAATTGCATCAGAGCCGGATCTTGCATCTCCAGTTGGAAGCGCTGAGTTCATGGCTCCAGAAGTGGTGGACGCATTTGTCAACGATGCCCTTCGATATGACAAAAGATGCGATATGTGGTCGCTCGGAGTCATTCTATACATCATGCTTTGCGGTTACGCACCTTTCCAAGGCGAATGTGATGACGAAGACTGCGG TTGGTCAGAAGGTCAGCCATGCGACGATTGTCAACAAGAGTTGTTTCGTCGTATCCAGTGCGGTGAATACGACTTCCCAGCAGATGAATGGAGCATGATCAGTACAGAAGCGAAGCATCTTGTCAGTAGCCTACTG GTGAAAAATGTGAGCGAGAGGCTTACTGCAAATGAAGTTCTCGACCATCCTTGGGTTAAGCAGAGCGCTCCCAGCACAATTCTTCAGACTCCTAGCAATCTGTTCCG AATTGATTCTGCCCGCGATGTGCAGCAGATGAGCGAGCATTTCAACGTAATGAACCGTTTTGTGGCAGCTCGTCTAAGTTCTCGTCTCGAAAAGATCCCTATCAATGAGGATGACAGGGTAAGCACAACTGACTCCGTCAGTAGTGCTAGCCCAACAGAGCCACCAACCACCCAGTTCGGCGGTGATCGCCAG TCACATCAGACGCTGCCGCTCTTCATGATGCCTCCTGAGGCTTTCGTGGATCCATTCAGTGGTATGATGGTGTACCCACCAAGTAGCGAGACAGCTTCACTTGAAGTGAATGCGAACCAAAACAATAGCGTTGAAGTGCAGTCCAGTGATGTTTCATTGAAGACCTGCGCCTCCGGACTTGCG GTTGGGACGGCTTCACCTGCATCGCACCAAGCTTGCAACACTGTGAATGACATGCGCCGCTATATTACCAGCGTCTCCCGTGGTCCTACTCCAGAGACATGCCAGGGCGCAGTGGTTAGACAG AGCTCTAAGCCTGATTTGCTTGGTCAGCAACATCGTGAAACAGAAGTGAATGTTTGA